The following are encoded in a window of Ochotona princeps isolate mOchPri1 unplaced genomic scaffold, mOchPri1.hap1 HAP1_SCAFFOLD_121, whole genome shotgun sequence genomic DNA:
- the FBXL6 gene encoding F-box/LRR-repeat protein 6 isoform X2, whose product MAPGAARRARRRARGARGARGAWARPGQSWWERLAPRGSECHLLPADSMLLVVPGPGPRVAPAKPRARPRLEPAQGPDAGWGDRLPLEILVHIFGLLVAADGPLPFLGRAARVCRRWHEAASHPALWHTVTLAPPPPGRAAQSGVKMEKKLLAALQWLVPNRFSQLQSLTLLHWKSQVHPVLKLVSEQCPSLTFLKLSDCHGVTAEALGALARACSRLHSLDLQHSTVESAAVLTFLEEAGARMRKLWLTYSSQTTAILGALLGGRCPQLQVLELSTGLSRNSTPLQLPVEGLQKGCPQLQVLRLLNLVWLPKPCARGSMPGPGFPRLQELCLASSTSNFVSNEVLDRLLHGSPGLRLLDLRGCSRVTPAGLLDLPCQELEQLYLGLYGHSDRLTLVKEGSPLLTHKWGRTLRELDLSGQGFSEEDLERALAAFSGSPDGSPPALCSLNLRGTRVTPSTVSSVIASCPGLLHLNLESCRCLPRGLKRAYRGLEEVQWCLEQLLTSSPSPS is encoded by the exons ATGGCTCCCGGCGCTGCGCGGCGCGCGCGGCGGCGGGCGCGGGGCGCGCGGGGCGCGCGCGGGGCCTGGGCGCGTCCCGGCCAGAGCTGGTGGGAGCGCCTGGCGCCGCGCGGCTCCGAGTGCCACCTGCTGCCGGCCGACAGCATGCTGCTCGTGGTGCCGGGCCCGGGGCCCCGCGTCGCCCCCGCCAAGCCCCGGGCGCGGCCCCGGCTGGAGCCCGCGCAGGGGCCGGACGCCGGCTGGGGGGACCGCCTCCCCTTGGAGATCCTTGTGCACATCTTCGGGCTGCTGGTGGCGGCCGACGGGCCCCTGCCGTTCCTGGGCAG GGCCGCGCGCGTGTGCCGCCGCTGGCACGAGGCCGCCTCGCATCCCGCGCTCTGGCACACGGTGACCctggcgccgccgccgcccggccGCGCTGCCCAGAGCGGGGTCAAGAtggagaagaagctgctggccgcTCTGCAGTGGCTCGTGCCCAACCG cttCTCCCAGCTGCAGAGTCTCACCCTGCTGCACTGGAAGAGCCAGGTGCACCCCGTGTTGAAG CTGGTGAGCGAACAGTGCCCCAGCCTCACCTTCCTCAAACTTTCCGACTGCCATGGCGTGACCGCAGAGGCCCTGGGCGCGCTGGCCAGAGCCTGCAGCCGCTTGCACAGCCTAGACCTGCAACACTCCACA GTGGAGTCCGCGGCCGTGCTGACCTTCCTGGAGGAAGCCGGAGCCCGAATGCGCAAGTTGTGGCTGACCTACAGTTCCCAGACCACAGCCATCCTGGGCGCACTGCTG GGTGGCCGCTGCCCCCAGCTGCAGGTCCTGGAGCTGAGCACCGGCCTCAGTCGCAACAGCACACCCCTGCAGCTCCCCGTGGAAGGCCTGCAGAAGGGCTGCCCCCAGCTGCAG GTACTGAGGCTGCTGAATCTGGTGTGGCTGCCCAAGCCATGTGCACGGGGGTCCATGCCCGGGCCTGGCTTCCCCCGCCTCCAGGAGCTCTGCCTGGCCAGCTCCACCAGCAACTTTGTCAGCAATGAGGTCCTGGACCGCCTGCTGCACGGCTCGCCCGGCCTGCGCCTGTTGGACCTGCGTGGTTGTTCCCGCgtcacacctgctggcctgctggACCTGCCCTGCCAGG AGTTAGAGCAACTGTACCTGGGACTGTATGGCCACTCGGACCGGCTGACCCTGGTCAAGGAGGGCAGCCCCCTGCTGACCCACAAGTGGGGACGCACCCTGCGTGAGCTGGACCTGAGTGGCCAGGGCTTCAGTGAGGAGGACCTGGAGCGGGCCTTGGCCGCCTTCTCGGGCTCCCCGGATGGCTCCCCACCAGCACTGTGCTCGTTGAACCTCAGGGGGACCCGGGTAACCCCCAGCACGGTCAG CTCCGTGATCGCCAGCTGCCCTGGCCTGCTGCACCTGAACCTGGAGTCCTGCCGCTGCCTGCCCAGGGGCCTGAAGCGCGCCTACCGCGGCCTGGAAGAGGTCCAGTGGTGCCTGGAGCAGCTGCTCaccagctccccctcccccagctag
- the FBXL6 gene encoding F-box/LRR-repeat protein 6 isoform X1, whose amino-acid sequence MAPGAARRARRRARGARGARGAWARPGQSWWERLAPRGSECHLLPADSMLLVVPGPGPRVAPAKPRARPRLEPAQGPDAGWGDRLPLEILVHIFGLLVAADGPLPFLGRAARVCRRWHEAASHPALWHTVTLAPPPPGRAAQSGVKMEKKLLAALQWLVPNRFSQLQSLTLLHWKSQVHPVLKLVSEQCPSLTFLKLSDCHGVTAEALGALARACSRLHSLDLQHSTVESAAVLTFLEEAGARMRKLWLTYSSQTTAILGALLGGRCPQLQVLRLLNLVWLPKPCARGSMPGPGFPRLQELCLASSTSNFVSNEVLDRLLHGSPGLRLLDLRGCSRVTPAGLLDLPCQELEQLYLGLYGHSDRLTLVKEGSPLLTHKWGRTLRELDLSGQGFSEEDLERALAAFSGSPDGSPPALCSLNLRGTRVTPSTVSSVIASCPGLLHLNLESCRCLPRGLKRAYRGLEEVQWCLEQLLTSSPSPS is encoded by the exons ATGGCTCCCGGCGCTGCGCGGCGCGCGCGGCGGCGGGCGCGGGGCGCGCGGGGCGCGCGCGGGGCCTGGGCGCGTCCCGGCCAGAGCTGGTGGGAGCGCCTGGCGCCGCGCGGCTCCGAGTGCCACCTGCTGCCGGCCGACAGCATGCTGCTCGTGGTGCCGGGCCCGGGGCCCCGCGTCGCCCCCGCCAAGCCCCGGGCGCGGCCCCGGCTGGAGCCCGCGCAGGGGCCGGACGCCGGCTGGGGGGACCGCCTCCCCTTGGAGATCCTTGTGCACATCTTCGGGCTGCTGGTGGCGGCCGACGGGCCCCTGCCGTTCCTGGGCAG GGCCGCGCGCGTGTGCCGCCGCTGGCACGAGGCCGCCTCGCATCCCGCGCTCTGGCACACGGTGACCctggcgccgccgccgcccggccGCGCTGCCCAGAGCGGGGTCAAGAtggagaagaagctgctggccgcTCTGCAGTGGCTCGTGCCCAACCG cttCTCCCAGCTGCAGAGTCTCACCCTGCTGCACTGGAAGAGCCAGGTGCACCCCGTGTTGAAG CTGGTGAGCGAACAGTGCCCCAGCCTCACCTTCCTCAAACTTTCCGACTGCCATGGCGTGACCGCAGAGGCCCTGGGCGCGCTGGCCAGAGCCTGCAGCCGCTTGCACAGCCTAGACCTGCAACACTCCACA GTGGAGTCCGCGGCCGTGCTGACCTTCCTGGAGGAAGCCGGAGCCCGAATGCGCAAGTTGTGGCTGACCTACAGTTCCCAGACCACAGCCATCCTGGGCGCACTGCTG GGTGGCCGCTGCCCCCAGCTGCAG GTACTGAGGCTGCTGAATCTGGTGTGGCTGCCCAAGCCATGTGCACGGGGGTCCATGCCCGGGCCTGGCTTCCCCCGCCTCCAGGAGCTCTGCCTGGCCAGCTCCACCAGCAACTTTGTCAGCAATGAGGTCCTGGACCGCCTGCTGCACGGCTCGCCCGGCCTGCGCCTGTTGGACCTGCGTGGTTGTTCCCGCgtcacacctgctggcctgctggACCTGCCCTGCCAGG AGTTAGAGCAACTGTACCTGGGACTGTATGGCCACTCGGACCGGCTGACCCTGGTCAAGGAGGGCAGCCCCCTGCTGACCCACAAGTGGGGACGCACCCTGCGTGAGCTGGACCTGAGTGGCCAGGGCTTCAGTGAGGAGGACCTGGAGCGGGCCTTGGCCGCCTTCTCGGGCTCCCCGGATGGCTCCCCACCAGCACTGTGCTCGTTGAACCTCAGGGGGACCCGGGTAACCCCCAGCACGGTCAG CTCCGTGATCGCCAGCTGCCCTGGCCTGCTGCACCTGAACCTGGAGTCCTGCCGCTGCCTGCCCAGGGGCCTGAAGCGCGCCTACCGCGGCCTGGAAGAGGTCCAGTGGTGCCTGGAGCAGCTGCTCaccagctccccctcccccagctag
- the SLC52A2 gene encoding solute carrier family 52, riboflavin transporter, member 2 produces the protein MASPPLGRLVLTHLLVALFGMGSWAAVNGVWVQLPVVVKELPEGWSLPAYLSVLVALGNLGLLVVTVWRRLAPGKSERGPIRVVQALSVVGTALLAPLWHRVAPVAGQPHSVAFLTLTLVLASASCASNVTFLPFLSHLPPPFLRSFFLGQGLSALLPCLLALVQGVGRLECLPAPANGTQGPPLYFPERFSASAFFGALTALLVASAAAFQALLQLLPPSPRSSPPGGSEPGLQVGTPGAAEEEEGEEVSPLQQPAVPAASPEPEGHRLLSARTVCLLGLLATTNALTNGVLPAIQSFSSLPYGRLAYHLAVVLGSAANPLACFLAMAVLCRSLAGLGALSLLGMLFGAYLMVLASLSPCPPLVGTSAGVILVVLVWVLCAAVFSYVKVAVSSLLHGGGRLALLAAGVAIQVGSLLGAIAMFPPTSVFRVFRSGQDCVDQCAS, from the exons ATGGCCTCGCCCCCGCTGGGCCGGCTGGTGCTCACGCACCTGCTGGTGGCCCTCTTCGGCATGGGCTCCTGGGCCGCCGTGAACGGCGTGTGGGTGCAGCTGCCCGTGGTGGTGAAGGAGCTGCCCGAGG GTTGGAGCCTGCCCGCATACCTCTCAGTGCTGGTGGCGCTGGGGAACCTGGGTTTGCTGGTGGTGACCGTGTGGCGCCGGCTGGCCCCGGGCAAGAGCGAGCGCGGCCCCATCCGCGTGGTGCAGGCGCTGAGCGTGGTGGGCACGGCCCTGCTGGCCCCTCTGTGGCACCGCGTGGCCCCCGTGGCCGGGCAGCCCCACTCGGTTGCCTTCCTGACGCTAACTCTGGTGCTGGCCAGCGCCAGCTGCGCCTCCAACGTCACCTTTTTGCCCTTCCTGAGCCACCTGCCGCCTCCCTTCCTGCGGTCCTTCTTCTTGGGCCAGGGCCTCAGcgccctgctgccctgcctgctggcctTGGTGCAGGGTGTCGGCCGCCTTGAATGCCTGCCGGCCCCCGCCAACGGCACGCAGGGGCCCCCGCTCTATTTCCCAGAGCGCTTCTCGGCCAGCGCCTTCTTCGGGGCCCTGACGGCCCTCCTGGTTGCCTCCGCCGCTGCTTTCCAAGctctcctgcagctgctgccccccTCGCCCAGGTCCAGCCCTCCTGGGGGCTCAGAGCCCGGCCTGCAGGTGGGAACCCCCGGAGCagcggaggaggaagagggggaggaggtgTCTCCATTGCAGCAGCCGGCCGTTCCCGCTGCCAGCCCGGAGCCTGAGGGGCACCGGCTGCTGTCGGCTCGCACCGTCTGCCTGCTCGGCCTGCTGGCCACCACCAACGCACTGACCAACGGCGTGTTGCCAGCCATCCAGAGCTTCTCCTCCCTGCCCTACGGGCGCCTGGCCTACCACCTGGCCGTGGTGCTGGGCAGTGCCGCCAACCCCCTCGCCTGCTTCCTGGCGATGGCTGTGCTGTGCAG GTCCCTGGCAGGTCTGGGggcactctctctgctgggcatGCTCTTCGGGGCCTACCTGATGGTGCTGGCAagcctgagtccctgccccccgcTGGTGGGCACCTCTGCAGGGGTGATCCTCGTG GTGCTGGTGTGGGTGCTGTGTGCCGCTGTATTCTCCTACGTGAAGGTGGCGGTCAGCTCCCTGCTGCATGGTGGGGGGCGGCTGGCTCTGCTGGCGGCTGGTGTGGCCATCCAAGTGGGCTCGCTGCTCGGGGCCATCGCCATGTTCCCGCCGACCAGCGTCTTCCGCGTGTTCCGCAGTGGACAGGACTGTGTGGACCAGTGTGCCTCCTGA